The Osmia bicornis bicornis chromosome 11, iOsmBic2.1, whole genome shotgun sequence genome includes the window GTGATTCTCATTCTGTTCAAGAGCAGTTAATTAATAGAATggaatatattattataaaaacacTTATGTAAATTTTTCGAGTTAATTTATACCCCGTGTACCCGGTAATTCATAAAACTATAACGATAGTATAATAAggggaataaaataaaaaattattatctcACATTGAGAACTCCTATTCTGTACAATGAAAGctatcaattttaaataattctaaaaacGATATACCAATATgccaaaatttaaaattggggctctctccatggtccgccgttcgatGATTAAATTCCATCCCAAGTAATTAAAAGCGGttcattaaatgaaaaagGTTTCTCAGGCGAAACTATTACGACCAGTAAACCAGGGTTGTGTTAAGATACAGaggatttatttttcttaaaggGCTTCTCTCTCGCAATAAAACCAAAGACGAATCGAAGAGATTTGTCCTGGTGCTGATCGATATTGCCGCTCTAGCCGCTCAAGGAACAAGTTTCTTCCTTTGGCCATTATTGGACAGTTCTCGACCATCATTATGGCTCATACCACCGTCTCTGTTCCTGGTTTCTTGCGGCTGGTGGGAAAATTATGTTTCGATACAAAGTCCAATCGGTAAGTACCATAATATCATCGAGAGATAATTAAAAGAGCTATAAATTGCGAAAAGAAATGTCTACGGTGTTGAAGAAACGAACGGAGAAGTCGTATAAACTATTATGGACATCTTGATCAATTTGAAACTTTAATAATCCTTGAAGAACCATCGTTATGAAAGTACTTTTTAATAGACGATTTCAATGGACTGAAAGATTGACcgactttatttcttttttttccaacaATAGTTGCAATTACAagtattattttaacaaatatcTTCATCTTTACGATGAGTTAACATTGTTCCACTTTAactattaaataattatttacatacttttcttctattctttAGGATTTGTCAAGTCTCTAGGAAGGGTGAAGAAAGAACTGCGCCTGACAAGATATTTCACTTACCTATTTATGTCCATATGGAAGATCTTAGCGTTCTTCATCAGCACTGTATTGATACTATACATGAAAGGAGAAACCGTGGGACATTTATTTTCGATGTTGAGCGACGCTTTTGGGAAGCATAAAATCGAAGCATCGCAAGTGGTCTCTTCTCGAATCACTGACATCGCTGAAATATTGGAGACCAGCGACAAAATACCCATCGATGCTGATGTCCATACCCCGATTTTTGTTCTACTTTTGCAAATATTCGGTGCTTATTTCGCTTACGTCTTTGGTAAGTCGCGTATATCGActacatcaatttaaaatttaaagtttCATTCATCATTCCTAgttcaaaaattgaatttattccCATTAATTGTAACAAAAATAGAAACTCCTCActtttattgaaaatgaataattttaatgatatatcATAGTATCAGTGAGATACGAGAAATTCTTGAAAGAAGAACGACACATAAATCACGGTTTCCTTATTCCAGGTAAATTCGCTTGTAAAATTCTGATACAGGGATTTAGTTATGCCTTTCCCGTGAATCTGACAATACCGGTATCGATCTCCTTATTGATCGCCGCATGCGGCTTGAGGAACAGCGATCCTTGCATATTCCGTGGCACTATCCCGGATTATTTGTTTTACGAATCGCCACCGTTCCTCAACGATTTCGTGTCCAAGCAATATGCCTGGGTATGGTTGCTCTGGTTGTTGTCACAAACGTGGATTACCTTGCACGTTTGGACACCGAAATGCGAACGTCTCGCAGCCACCGAGAAGCTGTTCGTCGTGCCAATGTACAATTCCTTGTTGATTGATCAGTCGATGGGTCTGAATCGGAAGCGAGACGATCAACCGGAGGTGAAAGTTGAGGTAAAACATCATTGCATTTATCAAAAATTgtcaaacaatttttttttggtACACGTTTCACACAAAAACGACTATTTTGAAACATAAAAGCTTTGTATTGCAACAAAAGGATTAATTAATCCTTTGTTAAAACAAGAGTCGTTATCGATGAACACGTGAAATGCCACAGGAGTAGTGGTCAAAAATTTgatatgaaaatttgaaaatttacaagACTTCTTTTCGGACGTCTCCAGCATCTGAATCATTCATGAATACGTATTTTTGTTGATCAGGATCTGGCAGAGATAGAGAAGGAAAAGGGAGACGGAGATTACGAGACCATATACGAGCAGACAGACGGTTCAACAACACCACCGTCGACAGTGAAAAGCAGCGATCACGTAACAAGGATATATGCCTGCGCAACGATGTGGCATGAGAACAAGGAGGAAATGATAGAATTCTTGAAGAGTATCCTACGTTTGGATGAAGACCAATGTGCCCGACGTGTTGCccaaaaatatttgaaagtgGTCGATCCAGATTACTATGAATTTGAGAGTAAGTTCACCTTCTTTGGGACCATATGGATCAAGTTTGgtagaataaattattattcaagcgtataaaatttattttttcattaataaataaaaatatcaagtATTACATCTCAACCTTACATCCATCGCGTgatattatatttgaaaatgtgTCCAATATGTCTTCAGGTATTAAGAGTAGTGCTAGGGTTAATATTGActtcattaaaaatgattcACTTAAATATCAATTTGTACAAGTGTGCAATGTGAATTCATTCTTCCAGCTCACATCTTTTTCGATGACGCTTTCGAGTTATCGGATCACGATGAAAATGAGTCCCAGGTGAACTGGTTCGTGAAATTACTGGTGGGTACGTTGGACGAGGCTGCATCGGATGTCCATCAAACGCGGATGCATGTGAGGGCCCCGAAGAAATATGTAACGCCTTACGGTGGTCGGTTGGTATGGACTCTTCCGGGAAAAACGAAGATGATTGCCCATTTGAAGGACAAGAGTAAGATTCGTCACAGGAAACGTTGGAGTCAGGTAGAATACAATTAGAGACagcaaaataattataaagatGAGAAACTttatcttctatttttcttcctcAGGTTATGTACATGTACTATTTACTGGGTCATCGATTAATGGAGTTACCAATTAGCGTAGATCGTAAAGAAGTGATCGCAGAGAACACTTACTTATTAACACTTGATGGTGACATTGATTTCCAACCGGCTGCTGTGAAATTACTGGTGGACTTAatgaagaagaacaagaaccTTGGTGCAGCTTGTGGTCGTATTCACCCAGTTGGTTCAGGTAAACATCCTGAatttatataaagaaattaagaatattatttttcatttcatttctattgTTTGATTATGTCAGGTCCTATGGTATGGTACCAGATGTTCGAGTACGCTATCGGACATTGGCTGCAGAAGGCAACTGAGCATATGATTGGTTGTGTACTTTGTAGTCCTGGTTGTTTCTCGTTGTTTAGAGGTAAAGCTTTGATGGATGATAACGTGATGAAGAAGTATACGACGAGATCGGACGAGGCAAGACATTATGTTCAGTACGATCAAGGAGAGGATCGATGGCTTTGTACTCTTCTTTTGCAACGAGGTTACAGAGtaagtattttatatttctttgaaattcttaattaatttcatgcACAATTAAGGGTTAATATTAACcaacaaaaataattgtatcatatttctaagaaaaattttgattttgattttttaaaaataatttaaaccaCACGGTGTGAGAAAACAGTGATTAACCATTGTGGTATATTCAATAATGGCACAGGTTGAATATTCAGCAGCCAGCGATGCTTACACACACGCACCGGAGGGCTTCAATGAATTTTACAATCAACGTCGTCGATGGGTGCCGTCTACCATAGCCAATATAATGGATCTTTTAATGGACGCGAAACGAACGATCAAAATTAACGACAATATTTCTCTTCCCTACATCTCTTATCAAATTTTGCTTATGGGTCagttaaatatttatgtattctAATTTTACCGATCATTCGattcgaatattttaatttcttttaggTGGTACAATCTTAGGACCAGGTACGATCTTCCTCATGTTGGTGGGTGCCTTTGTAGCTGCCTTCAAGATCGACAATTGGACCAGTTTCTATTACAACATTATccctattttattatttatgctCGTATGTTTTACATGTAAGGCGAATATTCAAGTAAGTAGATCCACTCGTGAATCCGTCCTTGAAAATCATGTTACGCCTTGAACGTTTGTCATACTATGTCCTTGCCTTTCAGCTTTTGTTGGCGCAAATATTGTCCACAGGATACGCGATGATAATGATGGCCGTGATCGTAGGTACGGCCCTCCAATTGGGTGAGGACGGTATCGGCTCACCTTCAGCTATATTCTTGATATCCTTGTCCAGTTCGTTCTTCATAGCTGCCTGTTTGCATCCACAAGAATTTTGGTGTATCGTACCCGGCATCATATACCTTCTATCAATTCCCTCCATGTATCTCCTTCTGATCCTTTATTCCATTATAAACTTGAACGTCGTCTCCTGGGGTACCCGTGAAGTCCAAGTGAAAAAGACTAAAAAGGTTCGTTCAAACGTCCTCGTGTACTTCATCTTTCTTCTGCTTTGCTTCGATCTGGTAGCTCAAAACGATTAACCCTTGTTGGATAAGACGGGACagtataaaatttaagaaaagaaaataatatgaaattggAGTTCTCTCCacggtccgccgtccgaggttTGATTTGATTCCCTTCAGATATCAGATAAGggttaataatgatatagatCTGATAAGAGTTAATtccactttttattattaaaagaattatGATAATTATCAGATGTTTTAACAATACTGGCAAACACTTTGTACTTATAATATTAACTTCACTGTAATATCATTAAACAGATGGAGCACTAAAATGGAGGATGGTGCTGGTAATTGAAACATGGCCATCGAGGGTACGCTTTTATATAATTCTGCACGCAAAATGAAGTGTTGCTTTCTTGTCTGCAAATGtatgttttaatttattcctaATTACGAATGATTTACCACGTTTAAACCCACTTcatatttcaatgaattacCTTGCAtgctaattaattttaacaatgGTGTATCAGGTATTTATGGCAGCACTGATCAGCACCCTATATAGCATGGTAATGGTTGCTGTAATTGTTGGAATTGCAATAAGCATCTCTCAAGATGGAGCATTGTCACCTTCCGCGCTGTTTGTTGCACTACTAATAAGTCAGATGGCGATAGCCGGAATATTACATCCCGCGGAAATAAACTGCCTATTATACAGTCTCATCTACTTTATAACAGTTCCCTCAATGTACGTTCTGCTTATTATTTACTCGGTCTGTAATTTGCATGACATTACGTGGGGGACCAGGGAAGTACCAGTTAAGAAAACTGCCAAGGTAATTATTTACCCTCTTAAcatactaattaattaatttaccttCTTTTATCGTTCTATCGTAActaatcattaatatttaacaatttaattctatattgtaaaatagaaattattacaattgcACTGTAACAATAGCTTTCAGCTTacttttgaaattcattttggtatcatttttattacttGTTATTCGCATAATAAATGTCTTGTTTATTAATTACCGTGCAAATAGGAACTTGaacaagagaaaaaggaagccGAGGAGGCGAAACAGAAAGCGAAACAAAAGTCCTTGTTAGGCTTCCTGCAAAATGGCGTTGGGTCGAACGAAGACGAGGAAGGATCGATAGAAATATCTTTGGCAGGATTGTTTAAATGCATGCTCTGCACTCATGGTCAGACTTCTAATGAAAAACAACAATTGGTCGCCATTGCCGAGTCGTTGGAGCAAGTTGGCAAACGTTTGGAAGTCATTGAAAGGTTATTAACTATTTctttaatatcattaatagttGAAATAGTGTAAGCATtcgttaatattattttcgtCT containing:
- the LOC114873901 gene encoding chitin synthase chs-2 isoform X1, which gives rise to MSKNQQQNGMIPGGGAIAGADDFSDGESTPLTQDYGDSQRTVVETKGWDVFRNPPPKIDSGSMANQRCLEVTVQITKVIVYLAVFVIVLGSGVVAKGTILFMTSQLKADRKIALCNKQLDLEKQYVVTLPEEERIAWIWCIIIAFAVPEFGTLIRSIRICIFKSWKKPPASHFLLVFFMETFHVVGLALMFIAVLPDLDVVKGAMLTNCVCFVPGLLGLLSRNKTKDESKRFVLVLIDIAALAAQGTSFFLWPLLDSSRPSLWLIPPSLFLVSCGWWENYVSIQSPIGFVKSLGRVKKELRLTRYFTYLFMSIWKILAFFISTVLILYMKGETVGHLFSMLSDAFGKHKIEASQVVSSRITDIAEILETSDKIPIDADVHTPIFVLLLQIFGAYFAYVFGKFACKILIQGFSYAFPVNLTIPVSISLLIAACGLRNSDPCIFRGTIPDYLFYESPPFLNDFVSKQYAWVWLLWLLSQTWITLHVWTPKCERLAATEKLFVVPMYNSLLIDQSMGLNRKRDDQPEVKVEDLAEIEKEKGDGDYETIYEQTDGSTTPPSTVKSSDHVTRIYACATMWHENKEEMIEFLKSILRLDEDQCARRVAQKYLKVVDPDYYEFETHIFFDDAFELSDHDENESQVNWFVKLLVGTLDEAASDVHQTRMHVRAPKKYVTPYGGRLVWTLPGKTKMIAHLKDKSKIRHRKRWSQVMYMYYLLGHRLMELPISVDRKEVIAENTYLLTLDGDIDFQPAAVKLLVDLMKKNKNLGAACGRIHPVGSGPMVWYQMFEYAIGHWLQKATEHMIGCVLCSPGCFSLFRGKALMDDNVMKKYTTRSDEARHYVQYDQGEDRWLCTLLLQRGYRVEYSAASDAYTHAPEGFNEFYNQRRRWVPSTIANIMDLLMDAKRTIKINDNISLPYISYQILLMGGTILGPGTIFLMLVGAFVAAFKIDNWTSFYYNIIPILLFMLVCFTCKANIQVFMAALISTLYSMVMVAVIVGIAISISQDGALSPSALFVALLISQMAIAGILHPAEINCLLYSLIYFITVPSMYVLLIIYSVCNLHDITWGTREVPVKKTAKELEQEKKEAEEAKQKAKQKSLLGFLQNGVGSNEDEEGSIEISLAGLFKCMLCTHGQTSNEKQQLVAIAESLEQVGKRLEVIERAVDPHAHSGRIRASSAGSRIAEDQDNTDAETVTSQNTEGNREGSHFLSRPYWLNDDGLKKGEIDVLSLQEEQFWKDLLEKYLYPIDEDKAEKARIAKDLKDLRDQSVFAFFMLNALFVLIVFLLQLNKDLLHVKWPFGIKTNITYDGSSQEVHVTKEYLQLEPIGLVFVFFFALILVIQFTAMLFHRFGTFAHILASTSLDWYCCKKTKDLSEEALLSKHAVEIVRDLQRLDGMEGDYEEGSGSGPGRRKTIRNLEKSRRKTQAINTLDVAFRQRFFSMSEGNGLPRNMSTRRSAKAFKAFEGRRNSIMARRKSQMQTLGANNIYGVAGNPLGIQGRPSRSSQISVKDVFEGHAGHTNSAYEPDENTGSSLRLQNLAQNTWREANNI
- the LOC114873901 gene encoding chitin synthase chs-2 isoform X2, with translation MSKNQQQNGMIPGGGAIAGADDFSDGESTPLTQDYGDSQRTVVETKGWDVFRNPPPKIDSGSMANQRCLEVTVQITKVIVYLAVFVIVLGSGVVAKGTILFMTSQLKADRKIALCNKQLDLEKQYVVTLPEEERIAWIWCIIIAFAVPEFGTLIRSIRICIFKSWKKPPASHFLLVFFMETFHVVGLALMFIAVLPDLDVVKGAMLTNCVCFVPGLLGLLSRNKTKDESKRFVLVLIDIAALAAQGTSFFLWPLLDSSRPSLWLIPPSLFLVSCGWWENYVSIQSPIGFVKSLGRVKKELRLTRYFTYLFMSIWKILAFFISTVLILYMKGETVGHLFSMLSDAFGKHKIEASQVVSSRITDIAEILETSDKIPIDADVHTPIFVLLLQIFGAYFAYVFGKFACKILIQGFSYAFPVNLTIPVSISLLIAACGLRNSDPCIFRGTIPDYLFYESPPFLNDFVSKQYAWVWLLWLLSQTWITLHVWTPKCERLAATEKLFVVPMYNSLLIDQSMGLNRKRDDQPEVKVEDLAEIEKEKGDGDYETIYEQTDGSTTPPSTVKSSDHVTRIYACATMWHENKEEMIEFLKSILRLDEDQCARRVAQKYLKVVDPDYYEFETHIFFDDAFELSDHDENESQVNWFVKLLVGTLDEAASDVHQTRMHVRAPKKYVTPYGGRLVWTLPGKTKMIAHLKDKSKIRHRKRWSQVMYMYYLLGHRLMELPISVDRKEVIAENTYLLTLDGDIDFQPAAVKLLVDLMKKNKNLGAACGRIHPVGSGPMVWYQMFEYAIGHWLQKATEHMIGCVLCSPGCFSLFRGKALMDDNVMKKYTTRSDEARHYVQYDQGEDRWLCTLLLQRGYRVEYSAASDAYTHAPEGFNEFYNQRRRWVPSTIANIMDLLMDAKRTIKINDNISLPYISYQILLMGGTILGPGTIFLMLVGAFVAAFKIDNWTSFYYNIIPILLFMLVCFTCKANIQLLLAQILSTGYAMIMMAVIVGTALQLGEDGIGSPSAIFLISLSSSFFIAACLHPQEFWCIVPGIIYLLSIPSMYLLLILYSIINLNVVSWGTREVQVKKTKKELEQEKKEAEEAKQKAKQKSLLGFLQNGVGSNEDEEGSIEISLAGLFKCMLCTHGQTSNEKQQLVAIAESLEQVGKRLEVIERAVDPHAHSGRIRASSAGSRIAEDQDNTDAETVTSQNTEGNREGSHFLSRPYWLNDDGLKKGEIDVLSLQEEQFWKDLLEKYLYPIDEDKAEKARIAKDLKDLRDQSVFAFFMLNALFVLIVFLLQLNKDLLHVKWPFGIKTNITYDGSSQEARIAADLIELRNKSVFAFFMFNALFVLIVFLLQLNKDQLHVIWPLGVKTNVTFIEETSEVHVTKEYLQLEPIGLVFVFFFALILVIQFTAMLFHRFGTFAHILASTSLDWYCCKKTKDLSEEALLSKHAVEIVRDLQRLDGMEGDYEEGSGSGPGRRKTIRNLEKSRRKTQAINTLDVAFRQRFFSMSEGNGLPRNMSTRRSAKAFKAFEGRRNSIMARRKSQMQTLGANNIYGVAGNPLGIQGRPSRSSQISVKDVFEGHAGHTNSAYEPDENTGSSLRLQNLAQNTWREANNI